CTGTTTACTCAAAAAGACGCGCCCGCCCGGTGGTTCGATGCCGCGACGGGGGCTTATACTGAAGAGCCGCTGCCGGGCCACCTGCCCGAAGCGCTGCTGACCTACGACGAAAGCACCTGCTACCTCACGCTGCAGCTGGTGGAACAGGCCCTGCGCGACGGCTTTGCCCTGGCCGACATTGCCGTGCTGTGCCGCACGCGGTACGCCAGTAAAATCATTGCCAAATTCCTGAAAGAACGGGGCTACGCCATCATTTCCGCCGATTCGCTGGCCCTGGAATTTGCCGAGGTGGTGAACCTGCTCGTGAGCATCCTTCGGGTGCTGCACCAGCCCGCCGATACCCTGGCCCGCGCCGAAGCGCTGCTGCTTGTAGATAAGGTAGTGCGGGGGCTCGCCCCCACCCCTGCCCGCGCCCGGCACATTGCCGAAATTGCTAACGACCTGCACGGCAAGCCGTTCTTTGATGAGCTGCGGGCCCTGGGCTACGACGTGCGGGAGGACGAAACCGGCAACCTGGGCCTCTACGAACTGGCCGAGCGCCTGCTCAATTTATTTGGCCTGCTGGGCCGCAACGGCGAGAGCGACTACCTGTTCCGCTTCCTCGACTTGACGCTGGAATACAGCCTGAAGTTTGGCAACAACCTAGGCAACTTCCTCACCCACTGGGAAGAGCGCAAGGGCCGCATCAGCATCAACGCGCCGGGCGGGCGGGCGGCCATCACAATTACCACGGTGCACAAAGCCAAGGGCCTGGCGTACGGCGTGGTCATCGTGCCCTTTGCCGACTGGAGCCTCGAGCCGCACCGCGGCACCCTGCTTTGGGGCCACCTGGAAGCGCCGGACAAGCCCTTGGAAGGTATGCCCGAGGTTGCGGTGGTCAGCCTGAGCAAAGGCATTCAGCAAACGGCGCTGGCCGCGCAGTACGACGAAGAGCGCGAAAAAACCTTCCTGGAAGGGCTCAATACGCTGTACGTGGCCTTTACGCGGCCGCGCCACCGGCTCTACGTTATCAGCAAGCGGCCCGAGGAAAAGAAAACGGCGAAATCGAGCGACGAAGCCGGGCCCGCTGCGCCCGGCACTGCGGCCCGCAACGTGGCCGATTTGCTCCACGGCTACCTGCTGGAGCGCGGCGTGTGGCAGGAAGACCAGGTGTCCTTTGTACTGTCGCAGGGGTCGATGGCCGTGCAGCAGGCGGCGGCCGCGCTGGCTCCCACCTTTACCCTCACTAACCTGGCCGCCGCCCCTTGGGAAGACCGCCTGAAGCTGCGCCGGCACGCCACCACGTTGTTCGACTTTGACGAGCAGCAAGCCCAGGGCGAGTGGAACCGTAAGCTGCACTACGCCCTCCGCCGCCTGCTCACGGCCGCCGACGTGGGCCGGGTAGCGAGCCAGCTCGTGGCCGAAGGCATCCTGGGCGCCCGCGAACGGTCCGCCCTAGTCGAGAGCCTGGAAAAGCTGGTGAGCGACCCGCGCCTGGCCCCCTACTTTGCTCCGCACCTAAGCGTGGAAACCGAGCGGGAAATACTTGTTGGCGGGGTGCGCCTGCGCGACTACAAGCCCGACCGCGTGGTACTGGCCCCTTCGCTGGAAGTGTCGGACCGCACCGGGGGCCGCGTCACGCTGCTGGATTTCCGGCTGCCACCGCCCCACGAAAAACATAAGCGGCTGCTGCGCAATTACGCCACGCTATTTGAGCAATTGGGCTACGCCGAGGTGCGAGGCATTATTTATTACTTCGGCACCGGGGAAGTGGTGCTGGTTTGAGGGCGGTGAAATGGGGGTTGAGCTGAACCTTGGGCCTCCCCTGCCGAACTTTGACCCATGCACACCCTTGAACAACTGCGCGCCGGGAAGCTGGCCGGCATTCAGCGGCTCGATATGGCCGCGGGCTTGACGGAGTTTCCTCGCGAGATATTCGACCTTGCCGACACGCTTGAAGTACTGAACCTCTCGGGCAACGCCCTGACCGAACTGCCCGACGACCTGGGCCGTCTGCACAAGCTGCGCGTGCTGTTTTGCTCCGACAACCGCTTTACCACCGTGCCCAAGGTGTTGGGGCAATGCCCGCAACTGAGCATGGTCGGCTTCAAGGCCAACCAAATCCGTACCCTGCCGGCCGCAGCCCTCACGCCGGCCCTGCGCTGGTTGATTCTTACTGACAACCAGCTCACCGAACTGCCCGAGGAGATTGGGGATTGTCTGCAAATGCAAAAGCTGATGCTGGCCGGCAACCAACTGCGGCAACTGCCCGAGAGCCTGAGCCGCTGCACGCAGCTGGAGCTGCTCCGCATTGCGGCCAACCAGCTCACAACCCTGCCCGCCTGGCTGCTGGCAATGCCGCGCCTGACCTGGCTGGCCTATGCCGGCAACCCGTTTTGCGAGCGGGCCGAAACGGCAGCCGTGGCCCAGCACCCCATCGCCACCATCGCTTGGGCGGAACTGGCCATCGAGCAGCAGCTGGGCGAAGGGGCTTCGGGCGTGATTTACCGAGCGCAGTGGCAGAAAGCGGGCGCCGCTACCGCTGAGGTTGCCGTCAAGCTATTCAAAGGTGCCCTGACCAGCGACGGCCTGCCGCACAGCGAAATGGCGGCCTGCATCAGCGCTGGCGCGCACCCCAACCTGATTGCCGTGGAAGGCAAGGTAGCTCAACATCCTGCCAAAGCCGAAGGGCTGGTACTTGAGCTGATTAGTCCCGCTTTTCAGAACCTGGCGGGCCCGCCCAGCCTGGCTTCCTGCACGCGCGACGTGTATGCGGCCGACGCTTCTTTCACCCTGGAAACGGCCCTGCGGCTGGCCACCGGAATAGCCGCCGCGGCCGCCCAGCTCCACGCCAACGGCATTCTGCACGGCGACTTATACGCTCACAACATTCTAACCACTGACACGGGCGACGCGCTATTAGGCGATTTTGGGGCGGCTTGCTTTTTCTTGCCCGATGAGCCCGACACGGCCCGCAGCCTGCAGCAGCTAGAAGCACGGGCCTTCGGGTGCCTGCTGGAAGAATTACTGGAGCGCTGCCCGGTTTCGGAGGCCACGCCAAAGCCTCTTGAGGCCCTCTGGAACTTGCAGCGGCAATGCGTGCAGCCCACCGTGGCTGCCCGGCCCGTGTTCAGCGAAATTCACCGCTCGCTCTTGCAAGTGCAGCAGTTGGCTGCCCAAATACCAGCCGGTAGCAGTCAGTTGAGCTAAATACTCTCGTTTTTGCGCGCTACTTGCTGGCGGCAGGCTCGGGGGCAATGCGCGTGGGTGTTTGCTGGCCGGCCACGATGCCGCTGGCGCTCTGCGCAATGGCCTGGATGATGGCCGTCATGTTGGGCAGGTTCAGGCTTTCTACCTCGTCGTCGACCGAATGGTACAGCTTGTCGTCGGGAATCTGGTCGCTGCTGATGGTGTGGGCCGGCACCCCAAGCTTAGCCAGGGTAGCGTTGTCGGAGCGGTAAAACAGGTTTTGCTCGGGGTACGGGTCGGGCTCGAAGCGGAACTTGCTGCCCGTTAGGTTGGCTTGCAGCAGCTGGCCAAAGTCCGACTTGTCGAAACCCGTGATGAAAGCGGTGTTGGGCCCAAACTTGGCCTCTTTGCCAATCATCTCAATGTTGAACATGGCCACCACCTGCTCCGGGGCGAGCTGCTGGGAGAAGTAGCGGGCCCCAAACCCGCCCACTTCCTCGGCCGCAAACGCCGTGAAAATGAGCGGCCGGGCATTGTCGTTTCTCAGCTTGAAATACTCCGCCAGCGCCACTACCGCGGTGGTCCCGCTGGCGTCGTCGTCGGCTCCATTGGCAATGGAATCGCCAGCGGCGGAGGGCTTGATGATGCCCAGGTGGTCATAATGGCCCGAAAACACCACTTTTTCTTTGGCCCGCGCCGTGTCGCGCCCGGGCAGCATGCCCACCACGTTGCGCAGTTCGGTAACCACCTGCTCGGTCTTGCCCTTCACTTCAAACGTGATGCTCTTGGCCGTGGCGTTGTTGGCCAGGCCCGGGGCGGTGGGCGTAACGAGCACCACGCAGGAATACGGGCTGCCCGCCTCCGTAGCCCGAAACCGCACTTGCCGCCGGCTATCCACCAGCTTCTTGAAGTCGGCGCTGTGGATGGGGTCTAGCAGCACCAGCAGGTTCTGGCTGGGCCGCCGGATTTTGCTCAACACCTGCCCAAAATCGCCGTTGGTCGTAATGGTGAGCACCTCCAAGTCAGGCGTTTGCTGGGTCCACTCCACAGTGGGTTGGTTGCTGACAAGCAGCAGCTTGTCTGCCGCGATGGCGGTCCCGTTCAGCGTCGCGCTCAGCCCGGCCACCCGCGAACTATATACCGGAAACACCTGCTCGAATCCCGCAGCGCCCGGCAACGGCTGCAGCCCAATGCGCTGAAATTCGCCCGCCAGAAATTGAGTTGCCTTTAGCCCGCCCGGCTGGCCGGTGCCCCGGCCCTGCATGGCGTCGCCAGCCAAGGTGGTGAGCACCCGCCCTACCGTGACCGCCGAAACCAGCAGCGTCGCAGGGGCGGCTTTTGGGGCTTTGCGCCGTTGGGCGGGGGCGGTGAGAGCCGTGAGCGCCAGCGCCAAAGTGAGCAGGTGTGCTTTCATTTCAACTATTTGAAGGGTAGCGCCTTATTTCAAGAACCACCCAAAGGTTTTAGGTTTGGCGCAGCAACATTGCGCTTGGCGCAAACATACACCTGCCCCAGTCGGAACGGCTATTCTATTAGTAACAATAAATGGCCAGGCTGGCACCCTTGGCCGTTTATTTCGTGAGCCACCCGTTGGCGTCGAGCCAGTTTTTAAGGTGCTCGGTCCAGTCGTCTTTGGTGGTTTTGTTGTGCAGGCCGAAGCCGTGGCCGCCGTGGGGGTACAGGTGCATTTCGGCGGGCACGCCGTGGCGCAGGCAGGCCTGGTAGAATACGATGCTGTTGTTGACGGGCACCGTCTTGTCGTCCTGGGCATGTACCAGGAAGGTGGGCGGCGTTTGGGTCGTCACCTGCAACTCGTTGGAATACTGGCGCACCTGCCCCCCCGTAGGGGTTTTGCCCAGCAGGTTGTCGCGGGAGCCGGGGTGGCGCAGGCTGTCGCTGAAGCTGATAACCGGGTACATCAGCACTAGGAAGGCGGGCCGCACCGAAACGGGGCCGGGATTGGGGCCCACGGGCTTCGCAAACTGCGTTCCGGCCCAGGCGGCCAGGTGACCACCGGCCGAAAAGCCCACCAGGCCAATGCGCTCGGGGTTGAGGCTATACTTGGCGGCTTGCTGGCGCACGAGGCGTAGGGCCTGCTGGGCATCGAGCAAGGGCGCCATGGTCTTGTCGGGCTGGCTCTGGTCGTTGGGCAGACGGTATTTCAGCACGAAGGCCGTCACCCCCATTTCGTTGAGCCGCTTGGCCACGTCGTACCCCTCGCTGTCGATGGAAAGGCGCGTGTAGCCGCCGCCGGGGCAAATGATGACGGCCGTGCCGTTGGCAGTGCCGGGCGCGGGCAAAAAGGCCGTTAAGTTGGGCTGCACCACGTTGGAGATGCGCACCCCGCCGTTGGCCAACGTAATGCTCGTTTCCTGGACCTCGCTGGGCTTGGAATCGGGGATGGTGCCGGAGTAAAGCGGGAAGGTTTGCTGGGCCAGCAAGCGGCTGGCAGCCAGCAGCACGAGGCCAGGAACGAGGAAAAAGCAGGTTATTTTCATAGATAACGCAATTGTACGAACGGTTGAGCTAAATAGCCACATGGTGGCATTATCTTACACAGATTTTCTATTTTTCAAGGAAATTACAACAAAATGCAACCCTAAATGAACCATGCCGTAGCCCGGCGGGTCTTGGCTGCATGCGAAAGACCACTCTGTTGGCCGTCGCTGCTCTGCTGAGCAGCCCCGGCCTCACCCTGGCCCAGAACACGCCGGAAGAAAACAACCCCAACGTTGATGCCCCTTTCGTGCGAAATATTCGCGCCGACCGCCCCGGGCAAACCATCACCGCGCAGGTGCTGCAGCCTGGCCGCTTTCAACTGGAAGTAGGCACGCTGCGGACGGCTCCCAGCCTGGGCCCGAGCATGTTGAGCACCGGCGCCACCCTCCGCGTGGGTTTCTTCAACAGCATGGAGCTGCGCGTAACCCAGCCGTACTTTCACAACTACCGCCGCCTCAACCCCGAATCGGGCCAAATGGAAGCGGCCCCGGGCTGGGCGCCGGTAGTAGTGGGGGCCAAGTTCATGATTTCGCCCAACTACGATACCCGCACCCAAGTGGCGCTGCTGGTGGAGTCGCCAATTCCGAATACCGGCAGCGAGGCCTTGGCGGCTAAGACCCTCGCCCCCAGCGCCCGGCTGCTCGTTAGCGAGCAACTTGGGCAGCGCTACGGCATCGAAGCAAACTTCGGCTTCAGCCAACCCGGCATGAAAGCGGCCGACATCGAGAAAGGCCAATTCCTGGGCACCTTGGCCCTGAATGGCGCCATTACCAATAAGACCGGTTTTTTCGTGGAGGCCTACGGCACCGGCCGCTCGGTGCTCACTTCCGGCACCACGGCGGGCCTGTACTGGCGCCCCGTACCGCAAGCTCGCGTAGATATCAATGCCGGCCGCGTGCTCGGCGGGCCGGCCAGCGGCACGGCTACCCTAGGCGCCGGCCTGACCTTTAAGCTGGGCCAATAACGCATTCACCCAAAAAAAGCGGGCCGCGGCTGGATACACTCCGGCTGCGGCCCGCTTTTTTGGTTTATTGAATTCAGCCCAACGTCAGCACCAAGTCGTCGGCTTGCACGCGGCTGCCTTCGGGCAGCACAATGCTGTCGACCACCACATCCTGCGGCGCAGTGATGGTGGTTTCCATCTTCATGGCTTCGATGACGAAGAGCGGCGTGTTTTTGGGCGCGGACTGGCCGGGCTTCACCAGCACCTTGCTCAACATGCCTTGCAGCGGCGCGCCCACCTGGTGCGGATTGGCCTTGTCGGCTTTGGCGTTGCTGACCTTGGTGACGGCCACTGACTGGTCGCGCACTTGTAGGTTGCGGGTCTGGCCGTTGAGGGTGAAGAAAATGGTGCGGTAGCCTTCCTCGTTGAGCGTGCCCACCGACTCGACACGCACAATTACCGACTTGCCCCGGGCTATTTCGATGATGGTTTCCTCGCCCGGCTTGAGGCCGTAGAAGAATACCGACGTGGGCACTTTGCTCACGTCGCCGAACTTCAGGCGGTGCGCCCAGTATTCCTCGAACACCTTGGGATACAGCAGCGACGAGAGCATGTCGGTGAACTTCCCGCCCGGAAACTTCTCCTGAAATGCTGCCCACTCCTTATCAAAGTCGATGGGTGCCAAGTGCTCGTTGGGCCGGTCGGTAAACGGCGTCTCGTTTTTGAGAATGAGCTTCTGCAGCTCGGCGGGCCAGCCTCCCTCGGGCTGCCCAATGTCGCCGCGAAACAGCTCGCGCACCGATTCGGGGAAGTTCAGGGTTTCGCCTTTTTCCATCACGTCTTGAGGCGTGAGGTTGTTGCTCACCATGAACAAGGCCATGTCGCCCACCACTTTGCTGCTCGGCGTCACCTTCACAATGTCGCCAAACAAGTCGTTCACGTCGGCAAAGCGCTGCTTCACTTCTTCAAACTTGTCGAGCAGGCCCAGCGAGGCCGCCTGCGGGCGCAGGTTGGAGTACTGCCCGCCCGGAATCTCGTGCTGGAACACCTCCGAGGTGCCTGCTTTCAGGCCCGACTCGAAAGGATAGTACATTTCGCGCACCGCTTCCCAGTAGTTGCTGAACTCGTTTAACGACTGCTGGTTGAACTCGCGGTGGCGCGGCGTGTGGCGCAGCATTTCTACCACCGAGTTGAAATTGGGCTGCGAAGTGAGGCCCGATAAGGAGCCAAGCGCCACGTCGATAACGTTGACGCCGGCTTCCACGGCCTTGGCGTAGGTAGCCGCCTGCAGCGACGACGTGTCGTGAGTATGCAGGTGAATTGGCAGCTTCACGGTGTCGCGCAGGCCCTGTATCAGCTCTGTGGCGGCGTAGGGCTTGAGCAGGCCGGCCATGTCCTTGATGCAGAGGATGTGCGCGCCGGCATCTTCGAGCTGCTTGGCCAGCTTCAGGTAATAGTCGAGCGTGTACTTGGTGCGGCTGGGGTCGAGAATGTCGCCGGTGTAGCAGATGCAGGCTTCGGCCAGCCGGTCGGTTTTGTTGCGCACGAAGCCGATGCACGCCTCCATGCCCTTGAGCCAGTTCAGGGAATCGAAAATGCGGAATACATCGACGCCAGTTTCGGCGGCCTGCTGCACAAACCGCTCGGTCAGGTTGTCCGGGTAGGCCTTGTAGCCCACGCCGTTGGCCCCGCGGATGAGCATTTGCAGCAGAATGTTGGGGATGGCTTCGCGCAGCTTGGCCAGCCGCTCCCACGGGTCTTCGCGCAGGAAGCGCAGAGCCACGTCGAAGGTGGCGCCGCCCCAGACTTCCAGGGAGAAGGTTTGGGGGTGCTGCTGGGCGTAGGCGCCGGCCACTTTCAGCATGTCCCAGGTGCGCATGCGGGTGGCCAGCAGGCTTTGGTGGGCGTCGCGCAGGGTGGTGTCGGTGTAGTGCACCAGGGGGTCGGCGCGCAGCCACTGGGCAAAGCCTTCTGGGCCCAGCTCGTGCAGCTTCTGCTTGGTGCCGGGCGCGGGCGCCGCGTGGTCGAACTGCGGGAGGCGCGGCCGGCGCGGGTTGGCGCGCGGGTCGAGCAGGTTTTTCACGTCGGGGTTGCCGTTCACCACCACTTCGCCAATGAAGCCGAGCAGGCGCGTGGCCCGGTCTTGGCGGGTCTCAAACTTGAACAGCTCGGGGTGGTCCTTGATAAAATCAACGTTGGCCTGGCCGGCCTGAAACTCCGCGTTGCCAACAATATTCTTCAGGAACTGGATGTTGGTTTGAACGCCGCGCACCCGGAATTCGTCGAGGCTGCGCAGCATTTTCTGGGCCGCGCCCTGCAGCGTGGGCGCATGGGCCGACACCTTTACCAGCATCGAATCGAAAAACGGCGACACCACCACGCCCTGGTACACCGAGCCCTCGTCGAGCCGGATGCCGAAGCCGCCGGCCGCCCGATAAGCCACGATGGTGCCGTAGTCGGGCTTGAAGTCCTTTTCGGGGTTTTCGGTGGTGATGCGGCACTGGATGGCGAAGCCCGCCCGCAGCGGCACCACGTCGGGGCCCAGCCCAATTTCGGGGTCGTTGAGCTGGTAGCCGGCGGCGATATAAATCTGGGTTTTAATCAGGTCCACGCCCGTAATCATCTCCGTTACGGTGTGCTCCACCTGGATGCGGGGGTTCACTTCGATGAAGTATATCCGGTCCTGCTCGGGGTTCACCAGGAACTCCACGGTGCCCACGTTGTCGTAGCCCACGGCCCGCCCGATGCGCAGGGCGTACTCGTATAGGAGGTGGCGCTGGTGGTCGGGTAGGTTCATGGCCGGGGCCACTTCCACCACTTTCTGGAAGCGGCGCTGCACCGAGCAGTCGCGCTCGTAGAGGTGCACGAGGTGGCCGTGGTGGTCACCCACCAACTGCACCTCGATGTGCTTGGGCCGCTCCACGAATTTTTCCAGGAACACGGTGTCGTCGCCGAAGGCATTCATGGCCTCGTTGCGGGCCTCAAAAAAGCCTTTTTCCAGCTGCTCGTCGTCGCGGATGATGCGCATGCCGCGCCCGCCGCCGCCGCTGGCCGCCTTCAGCATCACGGGGTAGCCAATGCGGTTGGCCTCGGTTCTGGCGGTTTCGAAATCGACTAGGTCGGCCTCGCTGCTTTCAATCTGGGGCACCTGGCAGCGTTGGGCTACTTCCTTTGCCCGCACCTTGTCGCCGAGGGCTTCCATTACCTCGGGCCGGGGACCGACGAAAACGATGCCTTCCTCGGCGCAGCGGCGCGAGAGCGTGGCGTTTTCGCTCAGAAAGCCGTAGCCCGGGTGAATGGCGTTGGCCCCGTTCTCCTTGGCCACCCGCAGCAGGCCTTCGATGTCGAGGTAGGGCTTCAGCGGCTCGTCGTCGCGGCCTATCTGGTAGGCTTCGTCGGCCTTGTAGCGGTGCAGCGAGTACCGGTCTTCGTAGGTATAAACGGCTACCGTGGGGATGTTGAGCTCGGTGGCGGCGCGCATCACGCGAATGGCAATTTCGCCACGGTTGGCGACCAGGAGTTTGGTTATGTTCATATGCGAGGAGTAAGACAAGCGCGCTTACGGCGAAACTACGTCATAGGCTGCCCAATTTAGGATTTGCCTGGAGTAGAATTACGCAGCTCAGGTGCAGCAAATACCTGATAGCTGTATACCGCTATATTTGGCTCAACTTGGCTGCGACAGTCCGCCCTTTGCTTATGATGCGCTTCCGCTATCTCCCCGCCCTGCTGCTAAGCCTGGCGGCGCGGGCACAATCGGCGGCGCCGCTTCCGGCTCCTGCCAGCCCAGGCGCTTGGGGCGGTGGCATTGGCATCGGCAATGGCCTGGAAATCCACGCTGATTACCTCAAAGGGCACCTGCTGCTAGTGGGACGCAGCCGCTATAAGTGGTGGGGGCCCCAGGAAGGCCCCGGTTCCAGCAACTTGCTACAGAATTTCAACACCCGTTCGCGGCAGACCGAAGTGGCCGCCCTGGCCGGCTACGGCCTACCCGTAGGCCGCGGCCTTGCTTATGCAGCAGCCGGCGTGGGCTACGTAGCCGGCCGGGAGCTCGGAGCCTACTGCTACACGATTAGAAGCAACAACTTCTTTTCCAACGACACCCATTACTATGCTTACCGCAGCTACCAGGCCA
This region of Hymenobacter sedentarius genomic DNA includes:
- a CDS encoding pyruvate carboxylase produces the protein MNITKLLVANRGEIAIRVMRAATELNIPTVAVYTYEDRYSLHRYKADEAYQIGRDDEPLKPYLDIEGLLRVAKENGANAIHPGYGFLSENATLSRRCAEEGIVFVGPRPEVMEALGDKVRAKEVAQRCQVPQIESSEADLVDFETARTEANRIGYPVMLKAASGGGGRGMRIIRDDEQLEKGFFEARNEAMNAFGDDTVFLEKFVERPKHIEVQLVGDHHGHLVHLYERDCSVQRRFQKVVEVAPAMNLPDHQRHLLYEYALRIGRAVGYDNVGTVEFLVNPEQDRIYFIEVNPRIQVEHTVTEMITGVDLIKTQIYIAAGYQLNDPEIGLGPDVVPLRAGFAIQCRITTENPEKDFKPDYGTIVAYRAAGGFGIRLDEGSVYQGVVVSPFFDSMLVKVSAHAPTLQGAAQKMLRSLDEFRVRGVQTNIQFLKNIVGNAEFQAGQANVDFIKDHPELFKFETRQDRATRLLGFIGEVVVNGNPDVKNLLDPRANPRRPRLPQFDHAAPAPGTKQKLHELGPEGFAQWLRADPLVHYTDTTLRDAHQSLLATRMRTWDMLKVAGAYAQQHPQTFSLEVWGGATFDVALRFLREDPWERLAKLREAIPNILLQMLIRGANGVGYKAYPDNLTERFVQQAAETGVDVFRIFDSLNWLKGMEACIGFVRNKTDRLAEACICYTGDILDPSRTKYTLDYYLKLAKQLEDAGAHILCIKDMAGLLKPYAATELIQGLRDTVKLPIHLHTHDTSSLQAATYAKAVEAGVNVIDVALGSLSGLTSQPNFNSVVEMLRHTPRHREFNQQSLNEFSNYWEAVREMYYPFESGLKAGTSEVFQHEIPGGQYSNLRPQAASLGLLDKFEEVKQRFADVNDLFGDIVKVTPSSKVVGDMALFMVSNNLTPQDVMEKGETLNFPESVRELFRGDIGQPEGGWPAELQKLILKNETPFTDRPNEHLAPIDFDKEWAAFQEKFPGGKFTDMLSSLLYPKVFEEYWAHRLKFGDVSKVPTSVFFYGLKPGEETIIEIARGKSVIVRVESVGTLNEEGYRTIFFTLNGQTRNLQVRDQSVAVTKVSNAKADKANPHQVGAPLQGMLSKVLVKPGQSAPKNTPLFVIEAMKMETTITAPQDVVVDSIVLPEGSRVQADDLVLTLG
- a CDS encoding UvrD-helicase domain-containing protein, producing MPASFRIYSSSAGSGKTYQLTKEYLLLALGADDPAYFKRILAITFTNDAAGEMKERIVGALRRFAYPESGKADGLLAEVAAELAASGHLPPHAQTAEEQQREVQRRAAETFRLVLYHYADFAVSTIDSFVQRIVTAFTRELGLPATFEVELDTDSVLQSAVAALLDKVNRDPNSKLLSQTLAEYALGQAEEGKSWSRLPEELAGFGKVLFNETVQEAVAQLGKLSLADFRRLDKQMRTRRAELEAQVLEIGRQATEAITAAGLDPTHLSGGKNGIFTHFANPLRWLQAGDTPTATARKVVESGKWSSGQAKTDKRLDDVEAVRPALEDAFLALAEIRLAQLSNYGLLTAMQPYLFHASLLSELNKLVEQISQERNVVLISEFNRRIASIVLTEPVPFLYERLGEKYEHILIDEFQDTSVLQWNNLLPLVENTLANGHSSLAVGDAKQAIYRWRGGEMEQILRLHQGDTAALVARARDEEMRELLRLRYETLDPALQAKALQINYRSAREIVDFNNAFFEAVSNRHASLGLVGGIYDDAFGQQVPEVRAGTQPGHVELLFTQKDAPARWFDAATGAYTEEPLPGHLPEALLTYDESTCYLTLQLVEQALRDGFALADIAVLCRTRYASKIIAKFLKERGYAIISADSLALEFAEVVNLLVSILRVLHQPADTLARAEALLLVDKVVRGLAPTPARARHIAEIANDLHGKPFFDELRALGYDVREDETGNLGLYELAERLLNLFGLLGRNGESDYLFRFLDLTLEYSLKFGNNLGNFLTHWEERKGRISINAPGGRAAITITTVHKAKGLAYGVVIVPFADWSLEPHRGTLLWGHLEAPDKPLEGMPEVAVVSLSKGIQQTALAAQYDEEREKTFLEGLNTLYVAFTRPRHRLYVISKRPEEKKTAKSSDEAGPAAPGTAARNVADLLHGYLLERGVWQEDQVSFVLSQGSMAVQQAAAALAPTFTLTNLAAAPWEDRLKLRRHATTLFDFDEQQAQGEWNRKLHYALRRLLTAADVGRVASQLVAEGILGARERSALVESLEKLVSDPRLAPYFAPHLSVETEREILVGGVRLRDYKPDRVVLAPSLEVSDRTGGRVTLLDFRLPPPHEKHKRLLRNYATLFEQLGYAEVRGIIYYFGTGEVVLV
- a CDS encoding transporter, which produces MRKTTLLAVAALLSSPGLTLAQNTPEENNPNVDAPFVRNIRADRPGQTITAQVLQPGRFQLEVGTLRTAPSLGPSMLSTGATLRVGFFNSMELRVTQPYFHNYRRLNPESGQMEAAPGWAPVVVGAKFMISPNYDTRTQVALLVESPIPNTGSEALAAKTLAPSARLLVSEQLGQRYGIEANFGFSQPGMKAADIEKGQFLGTLALNGAITNKTGFFVEAYGTGRSVLTSGTTAGLYWRPVPQARVDINAGRVLGGPASGTATLGAGLTFKLGQ
- a CDS encoding alpha/beta hydrolase → MKITCFFLVPGLVLLAASRLLAQQTFPLYSGTIPDSKPSEVQETSITLANGGVRISNVVQPNLTAFLPAPGTANGTAVIICPGGGYTRLSIDSEGYDVAKRLNEMGVTAFVLKYRLPNDQSQPDKTMAPLLDAQQALRLVRQQAAKYSLNPERIGLVGFSAGGHLAAWAGTQFAKPVGPNPGPVSVRPAFLVLMYPVISFSDSLRHPGSRDNLLGKTPTGGQVRQYSNELQVTTQTPPTFLVHAQDDKTVPVNNSIVFYQACLRHGVPAEMHLYPHGGHGFGLHNKTTKDDWTEHLKNWLDANGWLTK
- a CDS encoding leucine-rich repeat-containing protein kinase family protein, which gives rise to MHTLEQLRAGKLAGIQRLDMAAGLTEFPREIFDLADTLEVLNLSGNALTELPDDLGRLHKLRVLFCSDNRFTTVPKVLGQCPQLSMVGFKANQIRTLPAAALTPALRWLILTDNQLTELPEEIGDCLQMQKLMLAGNQLRQLPESLSRCTQLELLRIAANQLTTLPAWLLAMPRLTWLAYAGNPFCERAETAAVAQHPIATIAWAELAIEQQLGEGASGVIYRAQWQKAGAATAEVAVKLFKGALTSDGLPHSEMAACISAGAHPNLIAVEGKVAQHPAKAEGLVLELISPAFQNLAGPPSLASCTRDVYAADASFTLETALRLATGIAAAAAQLHANGILHGDLYAHNILTTDTGDALLGDFGAACFFLPDEPDTARSLQQLEARAFGCLLEELLERCPVSEATPKPLEALWNLQRQCVQPTVAARPVFSEIHRSLLQVQQLAAQIPAGSSQLS
- a CDS encoding M20/M25/M40 family metallo-hydrolase, translating into MKAHLLTLALALTALTAPAQRRKAPKAAPATLLVSAVTVGRVLTTLAGDAMQGRGTGQPGGLKATQFLAGEFQRIGLQPLPGAAGFEQVFPVYSSRVAGLSATLNGTAIAADKLLLVSNQPTVEWTQQTPDLEVLTITTNGDFGQVLSKIRRPSQNLLVLLDPIHSADFKKLVDSRRQVRFRATEAGSPYSCVVLVTPTAPGLANNATAKSITFEVKGKTEQVVTELRNVVGMLPGRDTARAKEKVVFSGHYDHLGIIKPSAAGDSIANGADDDASGTTAVVALAEYFKLRNDNARPLIFTAFAAEEVGGFGARYFSQQLAPEQVVAMFNIEMIGKEAKFGPNTAFITGFDKSDFGQLLQANLTGSKFRFEPDPYPEQNLFYRSDNATLAKLGVPAHTISSDQIPDDKLYHSVDDEVESLNLPNMTAIIQAIAQSASGIVAGQQTPTRIAPEPAASK